In Salvelinus sp. IW2-2015 linkage group LG3, ASM291031v2, whole genome shotgun sequence, the DNA window ACAAATGTCGGCCAACACAGTTAGGCAAACATTGTGAGtctttgcagatagaaatgtcacaAATAGAGCAAAGGTGAGTCCTTATTCCACATGTCAGAGGCATGCTTGTTCTAAATAACATTTCTATATAGAATGTTTCTATATTTGGGTCTTACCGTTGGCAAAGAATATATAGTAGGTGCCAGCAGGAGACACAGCTTCATGATAAAGAGGTGGTAAAGAGGCCTTGTAACCTTGATGGGACTTCCTggggttaaataaaagttaaagaaatacaataaataaaatgttcaccTGTCTAGTGGTGATGGGCAGGCGGGTGATGATGTGATGGTTTCTAAAGGCATGTACTGTAGCTCCCTCAACAATAACAGATGGAGATTTCTTCAGGAAAGTCCCTACCgcaagtgtgtgttttgtgtgtgtgtgtgtgtgtgtgtgtgttcacaccaTGTTTACCAAAAGGTAGTCATGAGCTGGTCTGTCTCGTGTGCCTGCAAGGCAGAGAGGTCAAGAAAAGAGCAGGGGCCATCTAGTGTTGGAGGCACATAGCAGTGTAAGCCTATAAAAGATGCAGAAAAACACAGGACACCTAAACAACTTTGGGAGTCATACACAAGGTAAATACTGTGTGTCTGATCACATAAACTGATGTGCAGATATGTATTCTACTAAGGCATTAAACTCAGaaatactcttagaaaaaatatatGAACAAAAGTTTAACCTATTCTTCTTAAAACTGCTGTCATTTGTYAcacagggctggtttcccagacacagattcagTCTAAACTTAGTTCGGGGCTAAAAAAGCATGCTCAAATTAATGGAGAATCTCAATTTAAAAAtacttttagtccaggactaggcttaatgtATCTGTGTCTGAGAAACTGGCTCCAAATGTTGTTCTCTGCATGTGCCTCCCACAAAACTAAAGCAAATAATCCGggctcattctatttctatgttctcACAATGAgtatttttctttaaaaagtaTTGGCACCATACCAAGACCTCTGTGTTTTGGTAAATTGGGGTTTTGGCCAGGATACAAAGGAAGATGCAATGACTTGTCCTCATTGTCTTTAGTAATAACCTTAAACAGTAAGTCACATGCGGCAGCTTCTGCAGGCACTGTGTGAGACATTGTCATCACAGGTCAAGGCGTCAAACacactggctgcatcccaaatggaaccctgttctcTATACAGAGCACTATGTTTGATAagggcacatagggctctggtcaaaagtagtgcgctatatagggaattgtGGGACATATGGAACGACATTAGTTTGCCAATATCTGTGCCATTGTCTTTGCTATAGAGCTTTTTTTCTGGAAACCAAAGGCTTGACTGAAAGTGGAACATTATACAGAGACAGTCAACAGATAtgaatattttgtttttatttgcttGCTTGGACAAGTTATAAAATGAAAGCATCAATAGACAGACACTGTCTTTAAGTTCTGTTATAAAGGACTATTTTCAGTTACCTATATGCAGCTCTCTTCTTAAGGACTCCTCCTTCTGACCCTACCTGTGTTTTTCACAGATGAAGATATAATGAACATATAAGTAGTAAAACATATTATATGTAATAAACATACTAAAACAATGAATAGACATATTATTCATATAACATGATATATTAGGGTGTGATATATGAGACAGCAATGAAGTCATGCATGGATAGAGAAAATGGGCATACAATGCCACATTTACCCTTCCACTCAAGATAATTATTTCCAAGTGYAAAATCCCAATAGGATTCATAGTATTCTAGTGGATGCATCAGAATTGRGCACTGGGCAGGCAGTCCAGTTGAATCATGTCCATCATTTGGTTGACAAGTGTAACAGGGCAGGAGTGACGCTTCCAACCTCTTTAGAACGTTTGCTTTCCCGCATTCTGCAAAATAGAAGACAAACAAGTCAAACTAGCTAAGGACATTGCTTtttttaacctctacaggatcggtgtctcccccccccccccccgcgggaCGATTGAGCTAACATagactaatgtgattagcatgaggttgtaagtaacaaaaaagaTTCCCacgacatagacatatctgatatgggcagaaagcttacatttttgttaatctaactgcactgtccaatttacagtagctattacagtgaaagaatgccatgctattgtttgaggggagtgcacaattatgaacttgaaaatgtattaataaaccaattaggcacatttgggcagtcttgatacaacattttgaacagatatgcaatggttcattggatcagtctaaaacKttgcacatacactgctgccatctagtggccaaaatctaaattgcacctgaactggaataatacatgatggcctttctcttgcatttcaaagatgatggtacaaaaaaaacatgtttttctttgtattatctttaaccagatctaatgtgttacttTGTgttatttccacaaacttcaaagtgtttcctttcaaatggtatcaagaaaatgcgtatccttgcttcaggtcctgcgctaaaggcagttagatttgggtatgtcattataggcgaaaatttaaaaaaagggtccaatccttaagaggttttaagagcaTCTGTAGATCGTAGACTATCTCTCCTAATGTTGATCATGAACCATGATctggctagcctggtcccagatctgtttgtgctgtcttgcataACAGCACAAagaaatctgggaccaggctatgattTCGCTAATACAAGGCAATGGCAGCAATGCACTGCCATGGACTGTATTATTCAGTTAAGGATTGTTATTACCTTTTGGTTGATCTCTCCACCAGAATCTTCACCAAACGTTTCTTTGGGTCCAGGCAGAGTTGACCTCCCCTTTTGAGTGTGACACTGAAAATAATTAAAGGCATAGTTCATAGATGATCCATAGATTACTTTCAAGGTCAGGAATGACAAACTATCCTTTTAATTCACTTCAAAATGTGCACCAGTACCCTTTGAGCAAATTCTTAAACTTTATTTAAATCACAAGTTACTTTTCATGTCTTTAACACTTAGTCTGAAGATCACTGTCAAAACAATTAACCTGATGATAAACTATCAAGGTGTCGATTTATCATTTGAGGGACAACAACACTTTTACTTATTCTGAGGAGAAGATCATTGTCAAAATTGATTAATAATCATACCGGTTACTGATTATAAATGGTCAGTTATGTTGATTTATCAGTTGGAGGGATACACTCACATGACTTCAGTCTTTGAACAGTGTGGGCGAGGAGAGAAGTGCCACACACTCTTCAAATCCCTGAAAGGAATAAGACCAGCCTGCACTTTGGGGCAAAGGCAGCGTAGAACCAGTGGTTGCTTTATYCCTATAGAGAGGTAGGGTGGAAAGCACAATGGCTTTGTGTTAAATCTCTTGGTTCAATTTCAGTGTTTTTCTAGCATGTATATATATCTATGGTTACGGgttagagctagagctagagttagggtaagggttgcTGCTGTAAACACAGTATAACAATGAGTAGTAGTTACATTAGTTATTCATTTGTATAAACATGGATAATAACCCAGTAATAAGAACACTGTCATGTAAAGAGTCGCCAACACTACTGGAATGTTGATTAGTTGCTAAAACTTCAAATGAAAGTACCCAGCTTATAAATGCAGTAAggtaataaaatacataattaagTATACAATATTAAGTGATGAATGAATGATTATTTACCTTCAGTTGTTGAGAAGATGGACAGAAGGGTGAGCAGAATGATGGTTATGCTTGCGGTGTTCATGGTGATATACGTTTACATGCAACCCCGTGGATGACAGCTTTACTGTAGGTCTCTAATGTTGTCTAAGGATGATTCTGTTGTGGGATGAGCGTGTGGCGGTCTTTTTGCTAATCAAGTGGTTTAGCAAATAGAAGAAGAGCTGCCCATCTGTCTGCTTGAGCTTGGAATTCAATGCAGGCTGTTTCATGTCaaccctttctctcgctctctcgctgtctctcactctcgctcttttgctgtctctcactctcactgtTTCTTGCACTCACTCTGGATTTATTTGAAGACAGATATGCCTTATAagcagaattgcaaagaaaaagctatatctcagactagccaataaaaataaaagattaagatgggcaaaagaacacagacactgaacagaggaacacgcctcttcactgttgacgttgagactggtgttttgcgggtactatttaatgaaactgccagttgaggacttgtgaggcgtctatttctcaaactagacactctaatgtacttgtcctcttgctcagttgtgcaccggggcctcccactccactttctattctggtagagacagtttgcactgttctgttcagtttcttggcaagttctcgcatgtaatagccttcatatctcagaacaagaatagactgacaagtttaagaagaaagtgctttgtttctggccattttgagcctgtaatcaaacccactaatgctgatgctccagatactcaaccagtctaaaggaggccagttttattgcttctttaatcagaacaacagttttcagctgtacaaacataattgcaaaagggttttctaatgatcaattagccttttaaactgataaacttggattagctaacacaacgtgccattggaacacaggagtgatggttgctgataatgggcctYtgtacgcctatgtagatattccataaaaaatctgctgtttccagctacaatagttatttacaacattaacaatgtctacactgtatttctgatcaatttgatgttattttaatgggcaaaaaaagtgtttttctttcaaaaacaagggcatttctaagtgaccccaaacttttgaacagtagtgtacatggtaattatgaccMCTCCGGAgtacgtcctccaaccaatcaaagctttagCAGGAAGAACTGACAtattgtccatccaatcatagaattagCATCAGAGAACGGAACCTATTgagttgtattgggattgtgccactGAGCGttatgggggttctatgtgttgagaagcttKGTGACATTGTTTAATGAGTGAAAAGTGATCGTGAAGCGTTTTTgggatattattcaattcaagTTTTTTCAAATTACAGAAGACTGAGGAGGTATATTATAAATWGTTTTCTTGGTTTtataactttatttttgtgtccagtaaaagcaaggcaaatttaaataaattgccaatttaaatggctagctagctactgtaccagCGCGAGTGTGCAGTTTTCTGCGCCAGAATGGTAGAATAGCCAACGCTGCTGAAAATGTTGTRGACTTTTTGtcgaagaacccctttcattctctggggtataCGGAAAAGGTGCGAATTAAAagcgagggtcgacctctgcctgagatcagtttcatgaagatgAACAAAAAGGTGARGGCGTTCAATACCAGCTGATCAAAAGYATAGAttgttaacagggagcctttSATCAAGCCGTCTGTATTGCRCACCTTGCCTGCGTTTTTGGGCAtgggcaactacaaggagcttgcagaggtaattgcacgTTACGATRCTTTACTTGCTGAAYTTATCGAACTTTCGACtcttttctgggatgtcgaaaacaATYCCGAATGATTCCAGCACATCATCCATTAAAAGATTAAAGAGAGTGACGCAGCGCATTCTTTCGCGTGTTCtcaagtaggctttccactttcctctggtatttatttagcaaagatgataacacataatcactccggacagacacaaTCAAAAACTCATGatataaatgttgcagcagcctaaactacacctaaacattaAAAATCTGACATGCCGTATGGGATGAAAACGATATTATTTTTCAGTCTCATCAACTGTAGGCTagctgcatacagcctatgcGCACTGTCCATCTtgtcagggtaaactaattggtaacgttatgtattgtaacgaccctgggtttataagcgcggaaatcgactctttgccgcttgagcatgcttttgcggcacagtcgatagcgcgccggacttcgggctagaaggtcgagggtttaagacctgctccctgcctgtttcattacagtatttaTAGTCCGTTTGTGTGTCGGGAAAAAACGTGAATGTGCTCAAATTgagtttatattcaaaattgggctggctaggctgcaCATACGTTTTTAATCCACaatgattaactggaattaatgaatcaacataatagtgatgacagatgtgagtaaaTGTTTTGTAAGGCCTACAGCTGCATAGAATctctgcaaaaatctctgaagctggaaacgcttatctccctcactagctttaagcaccagctgtcagagcagctaacagattactgcacctgtacatagcccatctataatttagcctaaacaactacctcttcccctactgtatttatttatttattttccttctttgcaccccattatttctatttctactttgcacatccttccactgcaaatctaccattccagtgttttacttgctatattgtatttacctcgccaccatggccttttttgcccttatctcacctcatttgctcacattgtatatagacttatttttctactgtattattgactgtatattttgTTTATKccatgtgtaactctgtgttgttgtatgtgtcgaattgctatgctttatcttggccaggtcgcagttgcaaatgagaacttgttctcaactagcctacctggttaaataaaggtgaaataaaaaaataaaaataaataggcctgcatgatgtaaacatgcataaagctagctcagccctgtgagttctattgtctatcagttgttgtctatgtgtctgggtagaggaaatcccctccaaatctagtctaaatataatttatatgaacaaatataaggtagctgcagtttgacagaGTTTTCAGGGccccccagggccaggagttttttcaGGAGTTTTTAAAAatcatgtgacctgattaggaaGATATGGTATAATATAAAACcttataaaacctttttacaactgattaatcataccttatagggtccagagttttcctagttaggtcaacatataaggaaaaactccaggccccagggggtaaaaattgccccaccgctctgggacctatggtgccaccagtctgcttggagttgtcagttatcgtcaggtatgtggatgatcagggctttattcagggaCGTTTCTTGagatactttgatgtgtcaagtgggcgagatgcgcagtctgtgtttgactttatgcattttgagatgtctgagtttaagttATAGACAAACTCGTTGTCCAAACCTACGAcggcgcagctgtaatggaatgtatctgctatttgtatttacagctaagtcccctcctgttccctgattaagaggtgatgactactccactccactacctttgtcaactttctcctgacatgaactgaagccacaaTGTCTCATGTGCCCTCTCTTCCACTGGCAYATTGAATGCTTcccctccaagcactgtgagtacccctcTACATTTTCTCTCATTTCTGTATGtcgagtcaatcacatacacaatcacattgttacacatcaatgattttactccttgcttggactaactcattctcagctcttttgtctaactgcgtagtgtgttgtgttattgttttttgtcttcccagtcaaatcctgtcctgcactggtcaagcctctgatcacctcaactcatgcctcataccctcattcaatcactgctgtgatccctttYCAACACRgtgtaagtagccctctcattcccattccccataacatggtactataaatgtcttaatgaaatgctttaggttaaaataattagtctttgatgatttttgaaacacactttgtCGTCTCCGTGCGTTACTCGCCTATGCCGTGGGTCTCCCATGATCCtcaatttttcaagtcaccagcctccactggttctacccccaagccataagactgctgaacaagacttgctaaatagctaatgaaatggctacccggactacctgtaTTGACCCATTTTTGCACTAACTCCCTCTCACTGactctatacacacactatacacacacaacataYGCCCACACAACACGCGCACACATGtgtactgacgccacacacattcactcactgtGCCTACTGtcaattatctatcctgttgcttagtcactttataCCTACcaatatgtacatagctacctcaattacctcgtacccctgcacatcaactcattATTCACTCtgcatttattccttgtgtcgctatttctattttgttttatctttaactttgcattgttggaaaagacccgtaagtaaccatttcactgttagtctacagctgttgtttaAGAAGCATGTGAAAAAGTACATAACATTTGACAGTTTACAACTGAATATCATCAGTAAACACTGGACATTGGGCCAGCTCCTTAGATGTCTctccaacagtgtgtgtgtgtgtgtgtgtttatgtgaatgAGGAACTGTAGAGAGCAAACACTTTTGTGTTGCAATACTGGACTCTGTCTCTATCCAATACacaaacaaaataatgaaaacatatttcaacaAAATCTCTTTGGATTGTATGAACTAAAAGATTGATTAATTGTTCTTGGTATGCACTCAATCGGGAGGGATTACAACAGACAATGCCTGTGCAATCAGCTGGAGTCCAGACAGAGCGTCGAGATCCTTCCCAGAGGGCCACACTGCAAGACCACAGAGGTCATGTGAGTGACTCTATGGTCGAGTTTCTGCCCGACTACATTGAGGACACATGCCAGATCTTATAAAGCCTGGATAGCAGTGCTTCATTTGTGTATCGGGAAGGTGCCAGAACAAAAAGTGAGCACAAGAGGGGGGTAACCTGTGGAGCTCGGAGGTACCAGATGAGAAAAATTAAATtacctttataataaaacattgcatgcatatcatcacatttacatagagcagtagagtagaggcattACAGAAATTGTTTCTGCCCGACTACATTGAGGACACATGCCAGATCTTATAAAGCCTGGATAGCAGTGCTTCATTTGTGTATCGGGAAGGTGCCAGAACAAAAAGTGAGCACAAGAGGGGGGTAACCTGTGGAGCTCGGAGGTACCAGATGAGAAAAATTAAATtacctttataataaaacattgcatgcatatcatcacatttacatagagcagtagagtagaggcgtTACAGAAATTGCACACATGGGGATATGTGGCCTAGGGTCCTAGAAAATAtttgccttttataaacgcatttcatgcaattctacatcccTTTACATGACTGAAGACCTTGGCATAATCTttaatgctgcgttcaaaacaactggaaactcggaattCGTAAATCTCCTACTTCTGACCAGTGCATTCAAAACAATTGGGAACAAAACTAAAACCGACTGGGCAAATTCATTtcgaacggtcatccaactcggaattccaagtctggaactcgagcctctttctagagctcaaaCTTTCTGACGTAATGATTTGACCTCAttttcccccagagttcccagttgtcttgaatgcaccataGTACCACGCAAATTATCGAAATGACAGGcaactttgacactgacaaactgagaatctgagataaaaaattaaaaaa includes these proteins:
- the LOC111981300 gene encoding C-X-C motif chemokine 9-like; protein product: MNTASITIILLTLLSIFSTTEGIKQPLVLRCLCPKVQAGLIPFRDLKSVWHFSPRPHCSKTEVIVTLKRGGQLCLDPKKRLVKILVERSTKRMRESKRSKEVGSVTPALLHLSTK